Proteins co-encoded in one Thermococcus sp. genomic window:
- a CDS encoding DNA-directed RNA polymerase subunit K, with protein MFRYTRFEKARIIGARALQIAMGAPILIDVPEGITPLDAALLEFEKGIIPLTVIRPS; from the coding sequence ATGTTCAGGTACACGAGATTTGAAAAGGCCCGTATAATTGGAGCGAGGGCCCTCCAGATAGCGATGGGTGCGCCAATACTCATCGACGTCCCGGAAGGAATCACGCCGCTCGACGCCGCGCTGCTTGAGTTTGAGAAGGGAATAATCCCACTCACCGTAATCAGGCCGAGCTGA
- a CDS encoding DNA-directed RNA polymerase subunit N: MIVPVRCFTCGKVIGDKYYEFKARVEKGEDPEKVLDDLGVERYCCRRTLLSHVELIDQVMVYRVY; the protein is encoded by the coding sequence GTGATAGTCCCCGTCAGGTGCTTCACGTGTGGAAAGGTCATAGGAGACAAATACTACGAGTTCAAGGCCCGGGTTGAGAAGGGCGAGGATCCCGAGAAGGTCCTCGACGACCTCGGGGTCGAGAGGTACTGCTGCAGGAGAACCCTGCTGAGCCACGTCGAGCTCATAGACCAGGTAATGGTATACAGGGTATACTGA
- a CDS encoding 30S ribosomal protein S9 — translation MKVIQTAGKRKTAIARATIREGKGRVRINHKPVEIIEPEIARFTIMEPLVLAGEEIVSKVDIDVKVEGGGFMGQAEAARVAIARALVEWTNDMNLKEKFMKYDRTMLVGDSRRTEPHKPNRSTKGPRAKRQKSYR, via the coding sequence ATGAAGGTCATCCAGACTGCTGGTAAGAGAAAGACGGCCATTGCGAGGGCCACCATCAGGGAAGGAAAGGGCCGCGTCAGGATCAACCACAAGCCGGTTGAGATCATCGAGCCCGAGATAGCGCGCTTCACCATCATGGAGCCGCTCGTTCTGGCGGGCGAGGAGATAGTCAGCAAGGTCGACATAGACGTCAAGGTCGAGGGTGGAGGCTTCATGGGACAGGCAGAGGCCGCGCGCGTCGCCATAGCCAGGGCGCTCGTCGAGTGGACCAACGACATGAACCTCAAGGAAAAGTTTATGAAGTACGACAGAACCATGCTCGTCGGGGACAGCAGGCGCACCGAGCCGCACAAGCCCAACCGCTCAACGAAGGGTCCAAGGGCCAAGAGGCAGAAATCCTACCGCTGA
- the rplM gene encoding 50S ribosomal protein L13 — MRIINAEGLILGRLASKVAKMLLEGEEVVIVNADKAIITGNREDIFAKYKQRTELRTRTNPRRGPFYPKRSDEIVRRTVRGMLPWKTDRGRKAFKRLKVYAGVPKEFEGKELETIIEAHMSRLATPKYVTVGEVAKFLGGKF; from the coding sequence ATGAGGATAATTAACGCTGAAGGACTCATACTCGGAAGGCTCGCCTCGAAGGTCGCCAAGATGCTCCTTGAGGGCGAGGAGGTTGTCATAGTCAACGCCGACAAGGCCATCATCACCGGCAACAGGGAGGACATCTTCGCCAAGTACAAGCAGAGGACCGAGCTGAGAACCAGAACCAACCCGAGGAGGGGTCCGTTCTACCCGAAGAGGAGCGACGAGATAGTGAGGAGAACCGTCAGGGGAATGCTCCCCTGGAAGACCGACCGCGGAAGGAAGGCCTTCAAGAGGCTCAAGGTCTACGCTGGCGTTCCGAAGGAGTTCGAGGGTAAGGAGCTTGAGACCATAATCGAGGCCCACATGTCGAGGCTTGCAACGCCAAAGTACGTTACCGTTGGCGAGGTTGCCAAGTTCCTCGGTGGAAAGTTCTGA